The following proteins come from a genomic window of Geothrix edaphica:
- a CDS encoding sugar transferase, with amino-acid sequence MAKRAFDLFWALLGLVLLSPALLVIALAVKLEDRGPVFFRQVRIGRGGRPFRIWKFRTMGVDAERQGRAITVGQDPRITRLGRHLRNAKLDELPQLMNVVAGEMSLVGPRPEVPQFVAHYTDAQRVILDLRPGITDLASIKYRHESELLAQAERPDEAYLRVVLPDKIRINLAYAAQASLWSDFRVILATLGLAPAPRIPGTH; translated from the coding sequence ATGGCCAAGCGGGCCTTCGATCTCTTCTGGGCCCTCCTCGGGCTGGTGCTGCTTTCACCGGCCCTGCTGGTGATCGCCCTGGCGGTGAAGCTGGAGGACCGCGGCCCCGTCTTCTTCCGCCAGGTGCGGATCGGGCGGGGCGGGCGCCCCTTCCGGATCTGGAAGTTCCGCACCATGGGCGTCGATGCCGAGCGGCAGGGCCGGGCCATCACCGTGGGCCAGGATCCACGGATCACGCGCCTGGGCCGCCACCTCAGGAACGCGAAGCTGGACGAGCTGCCGCAGCTCATGAACGTCGTCGCTGGCGAGATGAGCCTGGTGGGGCCGCGCCCGGAAGTGCCGCAGTTCGTGGCGCACTACACGGATGCCCAGCGGGTCATCCTGGATCTGAGGCCGGGCATCACGGATCTGGCGTCCATTAAGTACCGCCATGAGAGCGAGCTGCTCGCGCAAGCCGAACGTCCCGACGAGGCCTACCTCCGGGTGGTGCTCCCCGACAAGATCCGCATCAACCTGGCCTATGCGGCGCAGGCCAGCCTGTGGTCGGACTTCCGCGTCATCCTGGCCACCCTGGGCCTGGCGCCGGCGCCCCGGATTCCCGGCACCCACTGA
- a CDS encoding ATP-grasp fold amidoligase family protein encodes MVKVADPPVSWLREGMKWRERLRELAGLWQGAYSRMLYRISPVLLAKYRYRRETGRRLRLDQPLTFDEKLFWLMLFWRHPLKTQCADKYGMRAYAMELGYGDLLVDLLGVYEKPEDIDFALLPERFVLKATHGCGYNLICRDKRNLDFREARLQLEQWLKEDFASVFGEVQYADIPRRIICERFLDDGSGVLPSDYKLHCFHGRVHFTTVCTGRGADGQGAAYDHYDREWAAQVPISKSGVHPERWHPQPAGYSQMLEAAEALSKPFPYVRMDFYAVDGKAVLGEMTFTPAGCIDTGYTDEAQHAMGALIHLPERL; translated from the coding sequence ATGGTGAAGGTGGCCGATCCCCCCGTCAGCTGGCTGCGGGAGGGCATGAAGTGGCGCGAGCGCCTGCGGGAGCTCGCGGGCCTCTGGCAGGGGGCCTATTCCCGGATGCTCTATCGCATCTCCCCGGTCCTGCTCGCGAAGTACCGCTACCGCCGGGAGACGGGGCGGCGGCTGCGCCTGGACCAGCCCCTCACCTTCGACGAGAAGCTGTTCTGGCTGATGCTGTTCTGGCGCCATCCGCTCAAGACCCAGTGCGCCGACAAGTACGGCATGCGGGCTTACGCCATGGAGCTGGGCTACGGGGACCTGCTCGTGGATCTGCTGGGCGTGTATGAGAAGCCTGAAGACATCGACTTCGCCCTCCTGCCCGAGCGCTTCGTGCTCAAGGCGACCCATGGTTGCGGCTACAACCTCATCTGCCGCGACAAGAGGAATCTGGATTTTCGAGAGGCCCGCCTGCAGCTGGAGCAGTGGCTGAAGGAGGACTTCGCCAGTGTGTTCGGCGAGGTGCAGTATGCCGACATCCCCCGCCGCATCATCTGCGAGCGGTTCCTGGACGACGGGAGCGGGGTCCTCCCCTCCGACTACAAGCTGCATTGCTTCCACGGGAGGGTCCACTTCACGACGGTCTGCACGGGGCGCGGGGCCGACGGGCAGGGTGCCGCCTACGACCACTACGACCGGGAATGGGCCGCTCAGGTGCCGATCTCGAAGTCCGGCGTGCATCCCGAGCGCTGGCACCCTCAGCCCGCAGGCTATTCGCAGATGCTCGAGGCCGCGGAGGCCCTGTCGAAGCCCTTCCCCTACGTCCGCATGGATTTCTATGCGGTGGACGGGAAGGCCGTGCTGGGCGAGATGACCTTCACCCCCGCCGGGTGCATCGACACCGGCTACACGGACGAAGCCCAACACGCCATGGGTGCCCTGATCCACCTGCCCGAACGCCTCTGA
- a CDS encoding GNAT family N-acetyltransferase: MQLERPREVQAAVLDGHPVWIGPARLEDLDALVDLHLDSFSKEEHFALQLGHPFIREAYGWLLTSPETEVLVARQEDRILGFTAFCNGYYNVPMLLACRRTVTRGLLRRPWLALRPEWLMRLVHPPWALLKRLASSVLGWDPPPHRKVAQIAFTALRPEAQGHGLGAALKQASIEVCRTWGAELVVTGVRRDNHRARLLNERAGFVEDPRQSTRRLIYLRLELKPPGANRS, translated from the coding sequence GTGCAGCTCGAGAGGCCGCGGGAGGTGCAGGCCGCCGTGCTGGACGGCCATCCCGTCTGGATCGGCCCCGCCCGCCTCGAGGACCTCGACGCCCTGGTGGACCTCCATCTCGACAGCTTCTCCAAGGAGGAGCACTTCGCCCTGCAACTGGGACATCCTTTCATCCGCGAGGCCTACGGGTGGCTGCTCACCTCGCCCGAGACGGAGGTGCTGGTGGCGCGCCAGGAGGACCGGATCCTCGGCTTCACGGCCTTCTGCAACGGCTACTACAACGTTCCCATGCTGCTGGCCTGCAGGCGCACGGTCACCCGCGGCCTCCTGCGGCGGCCCTGGCTCGCCCTGCGCCCCGAATGGCTCATGCGCCTCGTGCATCCGCCATGGGCGCTCCTCAAGCGCCTCGCCTCCTCGGTGCTGGGCTGGGATCCCCCCCCTCACCGCAAGGTCGCCCAGATCGCCTTCACCGCCCTCAGGCCCGAAGCCCAGGGCCACGGCCTGGGCGCGGCCCTGAAGCAGGCCTCGATCGAAGTCTGCAGGACCTGGGGTGCCGAGCTGGTGGTCACCGGAGTCCGGCGCGACAACCACCGGGCCAGGCTGCTGAATGAACGGGCGGGCTTTGTCGAGGACCCCCGGCAGAGCACCCGCCGCCTCATCTACCTTCGCCTCGAGCTCAAGCCCCCCGGCGCGAACCGGTCATGA
- a CDS encoding glycosyltransferase family 4 protein, whose product MKRPCHAVIVTPYFWPILASSTHLMKDLAEGLAESGLTVTVLTNAPANLTEVALDHPRLQGRIHRGWNPFIRRLGVLPKVCEYAWFLAYFVLRGLFVPKVDLIFVASTPPLAGLPAALLARLKGAKLVYNLQDLFPDSAVVGGMLSAGSPIYRILRRAEALTYRLSDRVSAISPTFSEHVHSLAPGTRVDTVENWVDTDHIRPLEAAEDQAITTFRQGGGFVVQYAGNMGLMQNLEVILQAAQRLKEDRDILFVFIGDGNAKAGLEALARERGLANCVFLPMQPLERVPSVYNACDVGVIPLKPGAAHLAVPSKTWNYLAAGRPVIGCVEDDSPLAAVIRDSGSGSVVPPSDAEALAQATLEYRNSPERVRADGRRGREHVEAHLSRRIAVARFARMFNEMTTEEGT is encoded by the coding sequence ATGAAACGCCCCTGTCATGCCGTGATCGTCACGCCCTATTTCTGGCCGATCCTCGCCTCCTCCACGCACCTCATGAAGGACCTCGCAGAGGGGCTGGCCGAATCGGGACTGACCGTGACGGTGCTCACCAACGCGCCAGCCAACCTGACCGAGGTCGCCCTGGACCACCCGCGGCTCCAGGGTCGCATCCACAGGGGCTGGAATCCGTTCATCCGGCGGCTGGGCGTGCTCCCGAAGGTCTGCGAGTATGCGTGGTTCCTCGCCTATTTCGTGTTGAGGGGCCTTTTCGTCCCGAAAGTGGACCTCATCTTCGTGGCCTCCACACCGCCGCTGGCGGGTCTCCCGGCGGCCCTGCTGGCCCGGTTGAAGGGGGCCAAACTGGTCTATAACCTTCAGGATCTCTTCCCGGATTCCGCCGTGGTGGGCGGCATGCTCTCCGCCGGAAGCCCCATCTACCGGATCCTGCGGCGGGCGGAAGCCCTCACCTATCGCCTGTCGGACCGGGTCTCGGCCATCAGTCCCACTTTTTCGGAGCATGTGCACAGCCTCGCGCCGGGCACCCGCGTGGACACTGTGGAGAACTGGGTGGACACGGACCACATCCGGCCGCTGGAGGCCGCTGAGGACCAGGCCATCACGACCTTCCGGCAGGGCGGTGGCTTCGTGGTGCAGTACGCCGGGAACATGGGGCTCATGCAGAACCTCGAGGTGATCCTCCAGGCCGCCCAGCGCCTGAAGGAGGACCGCGACATCCTGTTCGTGTTCATCGGCGATGGGAATGCCAAGGCCGGCCTGGAGGCCCTGGCCCGTGAGCGGGGACTGGCGAACTGTGTCTTCCTGCCCATGCAGCCCCTCGAACGGGTGCCGTCCGTCTACAACGCCTGTGATGTGGGCGTGATCCCGCTCAAGCCCGGGGCCGCCCATCTCGCGGTGCCCAGCAAGACCTGGAACTACCTGGCCGCCGGGCGCCCCGTCATCGGCTGCGTGGAGGACGACAGCCCCCTGGCGGCGGTGATCCGGGACAGCGGGTCCGGCTCGGTGGTGCCTCCAAGCGACGCCGAAGCGCTGGCCCAGGCGACCCTCGAGTACCGGAACTCGCCGGAGCGCGTGCGCGCGGACGGGCGGCGGGGGCGCGAGCATGTGGAGGCCCACCTGTCGCGTCGGATCGCCGTCGCGCGGTTTGCCCGGATGTTCAATGAGATGACGACGGAGGAAGGGACATGA
- a CDS encoding histidine phosphatase family protein, whose protein sequence is MKTSISTLRHARTAYNQEKRYAGSIDIPLSEQGRLEAEEVAPKLRGIAFDAVVTSQLRRAQETARLIAPAGVPILRTRLCNERTFGIMEGLTWDDVQTLDPPVLMISVGGDLHTVNPRNGEPFEQVWVRARKFRSYLFRRFEGRKVLVVSHGVFLQMFHGVLRGSTCIESLAVYPANLELRRFDFSGDALAKEAVVRLGEVKEVAW, encoded by the coding sequence ATGAAGACCTCCATCAGCACCCTCCGACACGCCCGCACCGCCTACAACCAGGAGAAGCGGTACGCCGGTTCCATCGATATCCCCCTCAGCGAGCAGGGCCGCCTCGAGGCCGAAGAGGTGGCGCCGAAGCTGAGGGGCATCGCCTTCGACGCGGTGGTCACTTCGCAGCTGCGCCGGGCCCAGGAGACTGCGCGGCTCATCGCGCCAGCCGGTGTCCCCATCCTGCGCACGCGCCTGTGCAACGAGCGCACCTTCGGGATCATGGAGGGACTGACCTGGGATGATGTCCAGACGCTGGATCCGCCCGTGCTCATGATCTCCGTCGGAGGTGACCTCCACACGGTGAATCCCAGGAATGGCGAGCCTTTCGAGCAGGTCTGGGTGCGGGCGCGGAAATTCCGTTCCTACCTCTTCCGCCGCTTCGAGGGGCGGAAGGTGCTCGTGGTGTCCCACGGTGTCTTTCTCCAGATGTTCCACGGCGTGCTCCGTGGCTCGACCTGCATCGAGTCCCTGGCCGTCTACCCCGCCAACCTGGAATTGCGCCGCTTCGACTTCTCGGGGGACGCATTGGCGAAAGAGGCCGTGGTGAGACTGGGCGAAGTGAAGGAGGTTGCATGGTGA
- a CDS encoding DegT/DnrJ/EryC1/StrS family aminotransferase produces MRDAFLAYNPPTIGDAERAEVMDTLQTPWVTTGPKTVAFEAALKARLEAPAVVALNSCTAGLHVGLVALGVGPGDEVIVPAMTFCATANVVEHVGAKPVLVDVCPDTLTLSPEAVAAAVTPRTKVILPVHYAGHPAQMDELDALAERHGLAVLEDAAHAITARYKGRLIGSRSNLAAFSFYATKNLTTVEGGCLTGDPALVEKARIIGHHGMNRDAWKRFDRSGTWYYEVVLPGFKYNLTDMQAAIGLVQLKRLAAFQARRREVVARYESGFKDLAALELPVELEWAHSSWHLYVIRLRTEALRIDRNAFIDGLKDRNIGTSVHYLPVHMHPFYRDKYGYRPEDNPVAAAAYERMISLPLHAGLSDGDVDDVIAAVRDLVALHSV; encoded by the coding sequence ATGAGAGATGCTTTTCTCGCCTACAATCCCCCGACCATCGGCGATGCCGAGCGGGCGGAGGTGATGGACACGCTCCAGACACCCTGGGTCACGACCGGGCCCAAGACCGTGGCCTTCGAGGCGGCCCTGAAGGCCCGCCTGGAGGCTCCCGCTGTGGTCGCGTTGAACTCCTGCACGGCGGGGTTGCATGTGGGGCTGGTCGCCCTGGGGGTGGGCCCCGGGGACGAGGTGATCGTTCCCGCCATGACGTTCTGCGCCACCGCGAACGTGGTGGAACACGTGGGTGCGAAGCCGGTGCTGGTGGACGTCTGCCCCGATACCCTGACCCTATCCCCCGAGGCCGTGGCCGCAGCCGTCACGCCCAGGACCAAGGTGATCCTGCCCGTGCACTACGCCGGCCATCCCGCGCAAATGGACGAGTTGGACGCCCTGGCCGAGCGCCACGGCCTCGCGGTGCTCGAGGACGCGGCCCATGCCATCACCGCCCGCTACAAGGGCCGCCTGATTGGTTCCAGATCGAACCTGGCCGCCTTCAGTTTCTACGCGACCAAGAACCTCACCACTGTCGAAGGGGGTTGCCTCACCGGGGACCCAGCCCTGGTGGAGAAGGCCCGGATCATCGGCCACCACGGCATGAACCGCGATGCCTGGAAGCGCTTCGACCGCTCGGGCACCTGGTACTACGAAGTGGTGCTCCCCGGCTTCAAGTACAACCTGACCGATATGCAGGCCGCCATCGGGCTGGTGCAGCTGAAGCGGCTCGCGGCCTTCCAGGCCCGCCGGCGCGAGGTGGTGGCCCGCTACGAATCCGGGTTCAAGGATCTGGCCGCGCTGGAACTGCCCGTCGAGCTGGAGTGGGCGCACTCCAGCTGGCACCTCTACGTGATCCGGCTGCGGACGGAGGCCCTGCGCATCGACCGGAACGCCTTCATCGACGGGCTGAAGGACCGCAATATCGGCACATCGGTGCACTACCTGCCGGTACACATGCACCCCTTCTACCGGGACAAGTACGGCTACCGGCCGGAGGACAATCCCGTGGCCGCCGCGGCCTACGAGCGCATGATCAGCCTGCCCCTGCACGCCGGGCTGAGCGACGGGGACGTGGACGACGTGATCGCAGCCGTGCGCGACCTCGTGGCCCTGCACTCTGTCTGA
- a CDS encoding GNAT family N-acetyltransferase, giving the protein MNAEIFAEWLRRQGHKVLRSESSYWFNAGPGVFQAFPYHWLIKPGPQEIRWLMMMHSMIALRYSTPLDHPGGKVSYHVVLRKPYDLTMLKSQARNGVKSGLKHFQIEQVSFERLATEGWVLQEDTLRRQGRLRSMTRKAWERLCRAAVDLQGFEAWAATANGQLAAAVIVCRMDDWCYIPYSLSHSSYLGQHPNNALFFTVSCNLLDREGVSGIFFTVQSLDAPAQVDEFKFRMGFLPVVACQQVAFSPLLRPFANSLTHAVIRRLYCRFPSSPSLAKAEGILRFHLDGARPPSDQAWPECLSELRSAALEAVASPGPRAPG; this is encoded by the coding sequence ATGAACGCCGAGATCTTCGCCGAATGGCTGCGCCGCCAGGGGCACAAGGTGTTGCGGTCGGAGAGCAGCTACTGGTTCAATGCCGGGCCGGGTGTCTTCCAGGCCTTTCCCTACCATTGGCTGATCAAGCCGGGCCCCCAGGAGATCCGCTGGCTGATGATGATGCACAGCATGATCGCCCTGAGATACTCCACACCACTGGACCATCCGGGCGGGAAGGTCAGCTACCACGTCGTTCTGCGGAAGCCCTATGACCTGACCATGCTGAAGTCCCAGGCCCGCAACGGTGTGAAATCCGGATTGAAGCACTTCCAGATCGAGCAGGTCTCCTTCGAGCGTCTGGCGACCGAAGGATGGGTGCTCCAGGAGGACACCCTCCGGCGGCAGGGGCGCCTGCGCAGCATGACTCGAAAGGCCTGGGAGCGCCTCTGCCGGGCGGCCGTGGACCTTCAGGGCTTCGAGGCCTGGGCGGCCACCGCGAACGGGCAGCTCGCCGCCGCGGTGATCGTGTGCCGCATGGACGACTGGTGCTACATCCCCTATTCCCTCAGCCACTCGTCCTACCTCGGCCAGCATCCGAACAATGCGCTCTTCTTCACCGTCAGCTGCAACCTGCTGGACCGGGAAGGCGTGAGCGGGATCTTCTTCACCGTGCAGTCCCTGGATGCCCCGGCCCAGGTGGATGAGTTCAAGTTCCGGATGGGCTTCCTCCCGGTGGTGGCCTGCCAGCAGGTGGCCTTCTCGCCCCTGCTCCGCCCCTTCGCGAACTCCCTGACCCACGCGGTGATCCGGCGGCTTTACTGTCGCTTCCCGTCGAGCCCCTCCCTCGCCAAGGCCGAAGGGATCCTGCGCTTCCACCTGGATGGAGCGCGCCCGCCCTCGGACCAGGCTTGGCCCGAATGCCTCTCGGAGCTTCGCTCTGCCGCCCTCGAGGCGGTGGCCTCGCCGGGACCCCGGGCTCCCGGCTGA
- a CDS encoding proline dehydrogenase family protein — MIRKAALLIARNSWFRKAILGLPVLRDLAGRFVGGKDLASGLATVRGLNARGLKGSLNFHGMHAESIAEAQTAIDQAIDALQAIGADRLDAHVSVKLTKIGFDLDPALAEAGLRRILDCAARTGGFVRLDMEEAVYVEDTLRMFEAMLSQYGPERVGIVIQSYLRHRRQDLDRLMALGASIRLVKGGYREARDVVLHRRVEIDTAFHEDIERLLRQGHAPAIATHDAEAVAWTKTVQKRLGLGQDAFEFQMLLGVKPDLQARLREEGYAVRCYVPYGGDWATHLVGCLRRLPMDLLGAARPHRTKG; from the coding sequence ATGATCCGAAAGGCCGCATTGCTGATCGCCAGGAACTCCTGGTTCAGGAAGGCCATCCTCGGCCTGCCCGTCCTGAGGGATCTGGCGGGCCGCTTCGTGGGAGGGAAGGACCTCGCCTCGGGCCTGGCGACGGTCCGGGGCCTCAATGCCCGCGGCCTCAAGGGGTCCCTGAACTTTCACGGCATGCATGCGGAGTCCATCGCGGAGGCCCAAACCGCCATCGATCAGGCCATCGATGCGCTCCAGGCCATCGGGGCCGATCGCCTGGATGCGCATGTCTCGGTCAAGCTCACCAAGATCGGCTTCGACCTCGATCCGGCCCTGGCCGAGGCGGGCCTCCGCCGGATCCTGGACTGCGCGGCCCGGACTGGGGGCTTCGTCCGACTGGACATGGAGGAGGCCGTCTATGTCGAGGACACCCTCCGGATGTTCGAGGCCATGCTCAGCCAGTACGGACCTGAGCGCGTCGGCATCGTGATCCAGTCCTACCTTCGCCACCGCCGCCAGGACCTGGACCGGCTCATGGCACTCGGCGCCAGCATCCGCCTGGTGAAGGGGGGATACCGGGAGGCGCGGGACGTGGTCCTTCACCGCAGGGTGGAGATCGACACCGCCTTCCACGAGGACATCGAGCGCCTGCTCCGGCAGGGGCATGCGCCTGCCATCGCCACCCATGACGCCGAGGCCGTGGCATGGACCAAGACCGTCCAGAAGCGCCTGGGGCTTGGCCAGGACGCCTTCGAGTTCCAGATGCTCCTCGGCGTGAAGCCCGACCTGCAGGCCCGCCTGCGGGAGGAGGGCTACGCCGTGCGCTGCTACGTGCCCTATGGGGGAGACTGGGCCACCCACCTGGTGGGCTGCCTGCGCCGGCTCCCCATGGACCTCCTGGGAGCCGCCCGGCCCCACCGGACCAAGGGCTGA